Proteins found in one Sphingobacteriales bacterium genomic segment:
- a CDS encoding DUF11 domain-containing protein, giving the protein MNRNILNSNIQKIIVLLLVCLPLRLGAQGVFINETSGDTGNNDSENDGIVELVSAPNTNIGCYVVTNGEWVIVLPPDAETSADGTYLIACSQAVSPNPNPGSGLAYADGDFMPTLPIDFDICDPANAAYVDWAATGFTIDNSGAADGDQIVLFDGSGSLQDAVQWGGGACLLTADNTTVSTCGGNTSYTLGSPTWNGQGNRGLLPAALQPGGVCYQSGVSFTMPPISGSLYCDLTNSTNTGGNIQDSDVLTGCNSSFQRTTLPASNSVVDRCAGWQKSEHPNPGLANTAPVDLFTSATNLIQCTPAPATFSIEVYNYQQVEPTISTSDGKHGSFVLVNGGSPIAWDSIIPNTTTGTTTLSFTYTPPATGTYTLSFVWDDKTNAPIAASNVGSNLTANPANVASNSDCYMVYTAIVNVITPLATSKTSISCPTDFPVGVVNISSLISGGLNNTYQLYQGGTGSPASGGTPVGSSNTTGLFQLPTTLTNNLYVIVTDGSGCFAPVQIDINSNCRLAPVCPETFVNTGSTANGSNLCVGDGVTLCFDGDYLPAGGTLSWYRSTTNDPNTATSQTLVCTKTIPTPVPQPVPVTIRWDNISAGVVTPGTPPPCADALATAGSATAPSGNGGVTIANTTATPCGADQHMSIAGIDASNAAIDLNEYSQFTYSYTVPAGCTLDISSVTFGHSRSGAGASQGAIYYSLNGGAYTQLGSNYTISNVAPCGSFSGSIGSTGLTGSVTLGLRIHGWAASSTATSTNYRIDDLTVSASVKCPTNYYCGAICCDAPSLITTDMCTGATSVPYYYFPVISPFTSGCPIAAPDEADAIGSPVNINVSCPTLTLSGGGTACAPGPVVLNVVLSAGSLANYTFDLIKDGVTVQNDVSASTFNLTLPAESGTYIIGDVKVAAGAPAGTCTPVVLGSATVQINALPDVTLSGSTTVCPGQTAIITGAITVNSGTLPFDVVYAIDGVDQPVASISSTTLNISIPIALGSGAHTITISSIADATGCAGTDSGSATVNVSALPIAPVAVGDTLCYNGVGTVNPTYSVQDPGVGITVNWYDAAAGGAALATGISYTPVAITPTGPYPQTITYYAETENTSGCISATRTSVSVMIDQEISFVLNHSCVDAGGVAVSDSATFYINIQSITGATATTAISASNGTETYSSTYSGTGDVLVGPFSYANGTVTVTLGSGTCAETLTFAPQLCDNNTVLIVCNCDGSAGDLNGEVIPGTFNTVGHTLVYLLVYRSDWDVANGAAPTAGEIVQSNSTGIFTGVETGTYEIYAINYLTADAAAITSDIAVGDNIDTFIATADAGSGTTADPYTNTTPCWEAIFETATVNISCLCCIAEAGTLTPINDICEGLGIVTDSVYVAPAVDPTTDITLGADYFYTYILVDSADTIEAQNATGTFTAADLPAGDYCVYGISYKDNTVDTEDGIIINIGQLYNALGAITDAGATLLNAPWATTPGTACMDISAAECFTVNPLPDITVLNDTLCGSGTVDLTTLVSGGTGTLGYSTSVSGPFSALGSISVGATTTYYVRDSIAATGCLDIDTLQIIVNPLPDITVLNDTLCGSGTVDLTTLVSGGTGTLGYSTSVSGPFSALGSVSVGATTTYYVRDSIAATGCLDIDTLQIIVNPLPDITVLNDTLCGSGTVDLTTLVSGGTGSLGYSTSVSGPFSALGSVSVGATTTYYVRDSIAATGCRDIDTLQIIVNPLPDITVLNDTLCGSGTVDLTTLVSGGTGTLGYSTSVSGPFSALGSVSVGATTTYYVRDSIAATGCLDIDTLQIIVNPLPTFTATPTHPTSCTPPDNVGSITLSNLVNLSVGVDSISIDGGTTYNLLTSLTIGSLSSGDYNVVLKNAMADCISATSLVTINAVPGAPAAPTATIDAVCEGSNIIVNITSPAMLGANEQFEWFTDAGATTAANPATSTSSTYSPSIAPTSSGNLWVRIRNTATNCISSLVQIPYTVNTQPTAGADNVATVCNAGNAPSLLDLTALLSGADTGGSWAETSSTASGVSLSNPASLDFTGVAEGTYTFVYTLAAVSPCLPDTAVFTITVESCFDLALTKTLTTTGTINLGDTITFDITVYNQGTVTAYDVEITDYFNAANLTFVSATSVSSGTTTANGYIIDQIATGGGSAVVTVTMIVNPTFTGTTLINNAEISFATNVDNSIVPATDRDSVPGNETGTVPDPNDNDTGATDGSDDYDPAEIRLCPTCPTFPWDGN; this is encoded by the coding sequence ATGAATAGAAATATACTGAATAGTAATATTCAAAAAATTATTGTTTTACTGTTAGTTTGCTTACCTCTAAGGTTGGGGGCACAGGGGGTTTTTATTAATGAAACTTCCGGTGATACAGGCAATAATGATTCAGAAAACGATGGTATCGTGGAATTGGTATCTGCACCGAATACAAATATCGGCTGTTATGTCGTTACCAATGGCGAATGGGTTATTGTACTGCCACCTGATGCTGAAACCTCAGCTGATGGTACTTACCTGATAGCTTGTAGCCAGGCAGTATCTCCTAATCCCAATCCGGGGTCGGGGCTTGCTTATGCTGATGGTGATTTTATGCCTACTTTGCCCATTGATTTTGATATATGCGACCCCGCGAATGCCGCTTATGTGGATTGGGCAGCTACCGGATTTACTATTGATAATAGTGGTGCTGCTGATGGCGACCAAATTGTATTGTTTGATGGTAGTGGCAGTTTGCAAGATGCCGTGCAATGGGGAGGTGGTGCTTGTTTATTGACTGCTGATAATACCACAGTTAGTACTTGTGGCGGCAATACAAGCTACACTTTGGGCTCGCCTACTTGGAATGGTCAAGGGAATCGGGGTTTGCTCCCTGCTGCTTTACAGCCTGGAGGAGTTTGCTATCAGTCGGGAGTTTCATTTACTATGCCCCCTATTTCCGGTAGTTTGTATTGCGACTTAACAAATTCTACCAATACAGGTGGCAATATTCAGGATAGTGATGTATTAACAGGTTGTAATTCTTCTTTTCAACGCACTACTTTGCCCGCTTCTAATAGTGTGGTAGACCGTTGTGCTGGTTGGCAAAAAAGCGAACACCCTAATCCGGGTTTAGCCAATACTGCTCCGGTGGATTTATTTACATCGGCTACCAACCTGATACAGTGTACACCCGCGCCTGCTACTTTTAGTATAGAGGTATATAACTACCAACAGGTAGAGCCTACTATTAGTACTAGTGACGGAAAACACGGCTCTTTTGTACTTGTGAATGGTGGCTCGCCTATTGCTTGGGATTCTATTATTCCCAACACAACCACAGGTACTACTACTTTATCTTTTACCTATACGCCCCCTGCAACAGGTACTTATACACTCTCTTTTGTATGGGACGATAAAACAAATGCTCCCATAGCTGCTTCTAATGTAGGCTCTAATCTCACGGCAAACCCCGCTAATGTGGCTTCTAATAGCGATTGTTATATGGTATATACAGCTATTGTGAATGTAATTACACCGCTCGCTACCTCAAAAACATCAATTTCTTGTCCTACTGATTTTCCGGTGGGTGTAGTAAATATCAGTTCTTTGATTAGCGGTGGTTTGAATAATACTTATCAGTTGTATCAAGGTGGAACCGGTTCTCCGGCAAGTGGAGGTACACCGGTAGGAAGTAGCAATACCACTGGTTTATTTCAATTACCTACCACTTTAACTAATAATTTGTATGTAATAGTTACAGACGGCTCGGGTTGTTTTGCACCTGTTCAGATAGATATTAACTCTAATTGCAGATTAGCTCCTGTTTGTCCTGAAACATTTGTGAATACGGGCAGTACTGCGAATGGCAGCAATTTATGTGTGGGAGATGGTGTAACACTTTGTTTTGATGGTGATTATTTGCCGGCAGGTGGAACATTGTCTTGGTATAGAAGTACAACAAATGATCCGAATACTGCTACTTCGCAAACTTTAGTATGTACTAAAACAATCCCTACTCCTGTGCCACAGCCTGTACCTGTTACTATTCGTTGGGATAATATAAGTGCTGGTGTAGTAACACCGGGTACACCGCCGCCTTGCGCTGATGCTTTGGCAACGGCAGGCTCTGCTACTGCACCTTCAGGTAATGGGGGAGTAACTATTGCTAATACTACAGCTACTCCTTGTGGGGCTGATCAGCACATGTCTATTGCTGGTATAGATGCCAGCAATGCCGCCATAGATCTAAACGAATATTCTCAATTTACATATTCTTATACAGTGCCTGCAGGCTGTACTTTGGATATTTCAAGCGTTACTTTTGGACATTCGCGCTCGGGAGCTGGTGCTTCGCAAGGAGCTATTTATTATAGTTTGAATGGAGGAGCTTACACACAATTGGGTTCAAATTATACTATATCTAATGTTGCTCCCTGTGGTTCTTTTTCAGGTTCTATTGGTTCTACCGGTCTTACGGGTAGCGTAACCTTGGGATTGAGGATTCATGGTTGGGCAGCGTCAAGCACAGCTACTTCTACTAATTATAGAATAGATGATTTAACGGTTAGTGCTTCAGTTAAATGTCCTACTAATTATTATTGCGGTGCTATTTGTTGTGATGCTCCTTCACTTATTACTACTGATATGTGTACGGGAGCAACGAGTGTGCCTTATTATTATTTTCCTGTAATAAGTCCGTTTACTTCCGGCTGCCCTATTGCTGCACCCGATGAAGCAGACGCAATAGGCTCTCCTGTTAATATCAATGTATCTTGCCCAACGCTTACGCTTTCCGGCGGAGGCACTGCTTGTGCGCCGGGACCTGTTGTTTTAAATGTGGTTTTAAGTGCGGGTTCTTTGGCTAATTATACTTTTGATTTAATTAAAGATGGTGTTACTGTTCAAAATGATGTCAGTGCTTCTACTTTTAATTTAACCTTACCCGCCGAAAGCGGTACTTATATAATAGGAGATGTGAAAGTGGCGGCAGGTGCTCCCGCAGGTACTTGTACTCCGGTTGTTTTGGGTAGTGCCACTGTACAAATTAATGCTTTGCCTGATGTTACATTGAGCGGCTCTACTACTGTATGCCCCGGACAGACTGCTATTATTACGGGAGCTATTACTGTCAATAGTGGTACTTTGCCTTTTGATGTTGTTTATGCCATTGATGGCGTTGATCAACCGGTTGCTTCTATATCTTCCACAACACTTAATATATCTATTCCTATTGCATTGGGAAGCGGTGCGCATACCATTACTATTTCAAGTATTGCAGATGCTACAGGTTGTGCGGGAACTGATAGCGGTTCGGCTACAGTAAATGTATCTGCTTTGCCAATTGCTCCTGTTGCTGTTGGTGATACTTTGTGCTATAATGGCGTAGGTACTGTAAATCCTACTTATTCGGTACAAGACCCGGGTGTGGGGATTACTGTAAATTGGTACGATGCGGCAGCGGGTGGTGCAGCTTTGGCAACGGGTATAAGTTATACACCGGTAGCTATCACTCCTACAGGACCCTATCCGCAAACGATTACTTATTATGCCGAAACCGAAAACACAAGCGGTTGTATCAGTGCCACACGTACATCGGTATCGGTGATGATTGACCAAGAAATCAGTTTTGTTCTTAATCATAGTTGCGTTGATGCAGGTGGTGTAGCGGTCAGTGATTCTGCTACTTTCTATATCAATATTCAAAGTATTACGGGAGCTACGGCTACTACAGCTATTTCGGCGAGCAACGGTACAGAAACCTATTCTTCAACTTATTCTGGTACAGGTGATGTATTAGTAGGTCCTTTTAGCTATGCTAACGGAACTGTTACAGTTACTTTGGGTAGTGGCACTTGTGCTGAAACACTCACTTTTGCACCCCAATTATGCGATAATAACACGGTGCTGATTGTGTGTAATTGTGATGGCTCGGCAGGTGATTTGAATGGTGAGGTAATTCCGGGGACTTTTAATACAGTCGGTCATACTTTAGTTTATTTGTTGGTGTATCGCAGCGATTGGGACGTAGCCAATGGAGCAGCACCTACCGCAGGCGAAATCGTTCAGAGCAATAGTACAGGTATATTTACAGGTGTTGAAACCGGAACGTATGAAATATATGCCATCAACTATCTTACTGCTGATGCTGCTGCTATTACATCAGATATTGCGGTAGGCGATAATATAGATACTTTTATTGCTACTGCTGATGCCGGAAGTGGCACGACAGCAGATCCTTATACCAATACTACACCTTGCTGGGAGGCTATATTTGAAACAGCTACCGTAAATATTAGTTGTCTTTGTTGTATTGCTGAAGCCGGTACATTAACTCCAATTAATGATATTTGTGAAGGATTGGGTATTGTTACTGACTCTGTTTATGTTGCTCCTGCTGTTGATCCTACAACAGATATAACTTTAGGAGCAGATTATTTTTATACTTATATATTAGTGGATAGTGCAGATACAATAGAAGCCCAAAATGCAACAGGTACTTTTACTGCTGCTGATTTGCCTGCCGGAGATTATTGTGTATATGGAATTTCTTATAAAGACAATACAGTAGATACTGAAGATGGTATTATTATAAATATTGGACAATTGTATAATGCGCTTGGGGCAATTACAGATGCAGGTGCTACGCTGTTGAATGCCCCTTGGGCTACCACGCCCGGTACTGCTTGCATGGATATTAGTGCGGCGGAATGTTTTACTGTAAATCCTTTGCCGGACATAACAGTATTGAATGATACTTTGTGTGGCAGTGGCACGGTAGATTTGACAACCTTGGTGAGTGGCGGCACAGGTACATTGGGCTATTCCACTTCGGTGAGTGGTCCTTTCAGTGCCTTGGGCAGCATATCGGTGGGAGCAACTACCACCTATTATGTGCGTGACAGTATCGCAGCTACGGGCTGTTTGGATATAGATACTTTACAAATTATCGTCAATCCTTTGCCGGACATAACAGTATTGAATGATACTTTGTGTGGCAGTGGCACGGTAGATTTGACAACCTTGGTGAGTGGCGGCACAGGTACATTGGGCTATTCCACTTCGGTGAGTGGTCCTTTCAGTGCCTTGGGCAGCGTATCGGTGGGAGCAACTACCACCTATTATGTGCGTGACAGTATCGCAGCTACGGGCTGTTTGGATATAGATACTTTACAAATTATCGTAAATCCTTTGCCGGACATAACCGTATTGAATGATACTTTGTGTGGCAGTGGCACGGTAGATTTGACAACCTTGGTGAGTGGCGGCACAGGTTCATTAGGCTATTCCACTTCGGTGAGTGGTCCTTTCAGTGCTTTGGGCAGTGTGTCGGTGGGAGCAACTACCACCTATTATGTGCGTGACAGTATCGCAGCTACGGGCTGTCGTGATATAGATACTTTACAAATTATAGTAAATCCTTTGCCGGACATAACCGTATTGAATGATACTTTGTGTGGCAGTGGCACGGTAGATTTGACAACCTTGGTGAGTGGCGGCACAGGTACATTGGGTTATTCCACTTCGGTGAGTGGTCCTTTCAGTGCCTTGGGCAGCGTATCGGTGGGAGCAACTACCACCTATTATGTGCGTGACAGTATCGCAGCTACGGGTTGTTTGGATATAGATACTTTACAAATTATAGTAAATCCTTTGCCAACCTTTACGGCAACTCCTACGCACCCCACTTCTTGTACACCGCCTGATAATGTAGGTTCTATTACTTTATCAAATTTGGTTAATTTGAGTGTTGGTGTGGATTCTATCTCTATTGACGGTGGCACTACCTATAATTTACTTACTTCTTTGACTATTGGTTCATTGTCTTCAGGTGATTATAATGTGGTACTTAAAAATGCAATGGCGGATTGTATCTCAGCTACTTCTTTGGTTACTATTAATGCTGTTCCGGGTGCACCTGCTGCTCCTACCGCGACCATAGATGCTGTTTGTGAAGGCAGTAATATTATAGTGAATATTACAAGCCCTGCTATGTTGGGAGCAAATGAACAATTTGAATGGTTTACAGATGCCGGTGCAACTACAGCAGCGAATCCTGCTACTTCTACCAGTTCTACTTATTCGCCAAGTATTGCTCCTACAAGTAGCGGTAATTTGTGGGTAAGAATTAGAAATACAGCTACAAATTGTATATCTTCTTTGGTGCAAATACCTTATACCGTAAATACTCAACCTACCGCTGGTGCTGATAATGTGGCAACTGTATGTAATGCAGGTAATGCCCCCAGTTTATTAGATTTGACAGCTTTGTTGAGTGGTGCAGATACCGGAGGCAGTTGGGCTGAAACCTCTTCTACTGCTTCAGGCGTATCGTTGAGCAATCCCGCTTCGCTTGACTTTACAGGAGTAGCTGAAGGTACTTATACATTTGTTTATACGCTTGCAGCTGTAAGCCCTTGTTTGCCTGATACCGCAGTATTTACGATTACGGTAGAATCTTGTTTTGACTTGGCTTTAACAAAAACTTTGACAACAACAGGTACTATCAATTTAGGGGATACGATTACTTTTGATATTACTGTTTATAATCAAGGTACGGTTACGGCTTATGATGTAGAAATAACGGATTATTTTAATGCAGCTAATTTAACATTTGTCTCTGCAACTTCTGTTTCTTCTGGTACTACAACTGCTAATGGTTATATTATTGACCAAATAGCCACCGGAGGAGGTAGTGCTGTAGTGACTGTTACTATGATTGTTAATCCAACATTTACTGGTACGACTCTCATAAATAATGCAGAAATTAGCTTTGCAACTAATGTAGATAACAGTATAGTTCCTGCTACCGACCGCGATAGTGTGCCGGGTAATGAAACTGGAACTGTGCCGGATCCGAATGATAACGATACCGGAGCTACGGACGGAAGTGATGACTACGATCCTGCTGAGATTAGATTGTGTCCTACTTGTCCTACTTTCCCTTGGGACGGTAATTGA